TGCAACCTCTGAGTTTGAAGCAGTCTAAAAATATAATGATTTTACACTTATGATTTAAATTGTATGATCAGCTTGGGTTCTCCTTAAAAAAACCCGTGATCCTTTAATAATAGTGAATTAATGGGAAACGTATACTTGGAAAACTTGAGGGTCTTTCCCCTCAAGTTTCTTTTTGCTCTCTATTTTTGCTGTTTTCACTAATTTTTGAAGGCATAGCTCTTACATCTTCAGTAATACCGGTAAGGATTTCACGGTTATATTTACTGCGGTCTTCTCCCATCCCTGGCAAAGTATTCGCCATCGGCAGCTGCTCTAACTCTTTTCCTCTTGGCAATTAAGACACCTCCTGCTTTTAAAATTCCTCATTTCCTTCAAACTAACACATACATTTATTAAAGGTATTATTGTGTCATTTGTAGAACTACATATTATTAAAAGTGATTAGGTGGTAATTATGAAAATTGGCTTATTGCGTCATTTTAAAGTTTCCCTAGGGTATCCAGGAAGATTTGTAACCTCAAAGGAGCTTCTGACCTGGCAGCAGGATTATAATGAATCAAGCGTGGAGGAAGTGGAAATTGACCATCAGGGGCATCAATGGAGTAAATGTTACTCCAGCGATTTAGAAAGAGCGAAACGAACCGCATCCCGGGCTTATAATGGTAATATAATCTTTTTGGAAGATCTCAGGGAAATGTCACTTTATCCGGTCATTCACACTGATTTACGGCTTCCTCTTTGGCTTCATATAACTTTAATCCGATTGGCATGGTTTTTGGGACATAAATCCCAAAAGGAGAGCAAAAGTGAAGTTTTAGCAAGAATTAACAGGGTGTTAGACCAGGCCATTGAACATGGTGAAGATATTTTAATCGTTGGTCACGGCGGAATCATGATGTTTATGAGAAAAGAATTGATAAAAAGAGGATTCGCAGGCCCGAAATTTAACAGGCCTGCGAATGCCCAGGTATATATTTTTAATAAGAAATAACTCAAAGCGCAATAAGAGTTTCTTTGAATGTTGGCATACTTTTCATATCATCAATCCTAATTCTGTTGCCCCCATTTAAGTTTCGGTTTGAGGCAAAATACAAAGATAGCTCACCAGCCATAATGGAAATCCATCATTTCACGCAAGTATTCCCGCCCTTCCGTGAATGAACCTGAGCTCAAATGGAAAAATTAACGACGAGCCAGAATTTACAGGAGGTACATGAATGGAGAACACACACGAATATGTGCAAAAACTGCACGATAAGCAGCGAAAAGATGAGCAAAATAGAAAGCGGCAGGGTAAAGAGAATCCCAGTGACAAGCTTCCTAACAAGCAACATTAAGAGCGTTTAAAGGAACCTCTTTTATAAAAAATAGACCGCGGCTAAGCGGTCTATTTTTTGCTATCTGCTTCGGCGGTTTCTTGAAGTACTTCTATTTTCCATGCGGCGCCCTGATGAACTGGAATTCTGCCCGCGTCCTGGTGAACTGGCATTTTGTCCTTTCGCGCCATATCGTTTCGGTTTTTCACCTGTATTATTCTTCGGTCCGTCATTACGTGTAGTCGTTGCAGGTCTTTCCTTTCTTATTCCGTCCATGCGAGAGGACCTCGGCCTTTCCGCTTCTTGGTCGCTTCTTCGCTCACGTCTTGAAGGTTGGTGTTCCCTTTCTCTCCGTTCTTCGCCTGCTAACCCTGATGGACGTCTTCCTTCGCGGGAGGTGGGTTTTCTGGCTGTTTTTTCACCTCTGTGATCTCTTTCAGGCTTGCCGTCATTTCTTCTTCTCGACCTTGTACGTTGTCCTTTTAAGTCTCCGGCCTTTTGACCCTCTGCTGATCTTTGACCTCCAGGTTTGGCTTCTCCTTTTTTGGCGTTCCCCATATTGTTCTTTTCGATTTTAATGTTTAGCTCTGATTCAATTTGTTCTAATAAAGCTCTATCTTTGGCTGTATAAAAGGTTAACGCGAGTCCTTCACTTCCAGCCCTGCCTGTTCGCCCAATTCTGTGTATATAACTTTCTGTGTCAAGCGGAATGTCATAATTAAATACGTGTGTGACTCCTTCGACGTCAAGCCCCCGCGCCGCAACATCAGTTGCTATAAGGTACTGAATTTTGGCTTCGCGGAATTTCTTCATTACCTGCTCCCTTTTCGCCTGTGAAAGGTCACCGTGCAGCTCATCACAATTGAAATGATTTGCTTTTAATACGTCGTTCAGTTTGCTTACCCTTCTCTTGGTCCTGCAAAAAATCACGGCGAGAAATGGCTGATAGGTTCTGAGGGAATCAATCAAATCACCTTGCTTGGACCTATCTGTTGAACTGATGGCAATCTGTTTGATGTTTTCTAACGGAGCTTGCGTTTTCTCAACCTGGATGTATTCTGGTTTGTACATATGTTGTTTAGCCAGCCTTTTGATTTCTTCCGGCATTGTGGCAGAGAAGAGCAATGTTTGCCTTGTTTTTGGTGTTTGCTTGATTATTTCTTCAACTTCGTTCAGGAAACCAATATGAAGCATTTGGTCTGCTTCATCCAGGACTAGAAACGCTGCTTTGGAAAAATCGACCGTCTCCCTGCGGATATGGTCAAGCAATCTTCCAGGGGTGCCAATCACTATATGGATATTTTTCTTGAGTTTTTTTAGCTGTGCTTCGACATCCTGTCCGCCATATACTGCCAGAACGTTCATTTCTTCAATATTTTCGGTCAGCTTTTTGATTTCTTGGGTAATCTGTAATGCGAGTTCTCTTGTGGGTGTTACAATCAATGCCTGTATATTTGGATTATGAGTATCGATTTTTTCGATTATTGGCAGCACAAAAGCGAATGTCTTCCCAGTACCTGTCTGTGACTGGGCAATCACATCCTTGCCATCAAGCAATAACGGAATCGCTTTTTCCTGAATGGAAGTAGGCTTGGACATCCCATGTTGGTTTAATGTTTCTGCAAGTAATTCTGATATACCTAAAAATCTAAATTGATTCAAGTTAATCCCTGCTTTCTTTAATAGGCTGGGTTTTACCAACCATCCTTCTCATTATTGCTTTTTGAGCAGAAAAATATCAAGTTTTGGCTTACTGTGCTTGAGGTTTCTTTTATGTGTGTAAAAAGTCCTGCAAAAAAAGCCTTTTGGTAATAAACCAAATTCAGGAAGGAAGAACTGTACTTTTAAGAGAAACCACATCTTTCGTCACACGAAACAAATTCCTGCCACCCGCCTATATGTTCAATTTTCAGAATAAAACTACTTTTTGATTAACTTTAATGCTTTTATCTATTAAACTATCAATGACCCCTCCAAAACATATAGAATGCTAATCATACTATTTTGGACACGGCAGGGAATAATATAGAATTTGGAGTGTTGAAAAATGGAAAAGAAAAAACTTGTAATCCCTATGCTTTTATCCACGGCGTTAATGGTTAGCCCACTAGTTGGCTCTCCGGCAAACGCTGTACAACCTGATCAAGTTTCAAGCACTCTTTCATTAAAAGTTGTCTCCCCTATACAGCAGAATCCTTCTGTTTTCATGAAAGCAGAAAGGGCTGCAAAAACAGGAGCAGTAGAATTTTTAGAAGAAAATAAAGATCAACTTAAACTAAATAACCCTGGTAAAAGCTTGAAGGTTAAAAGCGAGGAAACGGACAAACTTGGAATGAAGCACGTGAGACTGCAGCAAACCATAAATGGAGTACCTGTTGAAGGCGCAGAGCTGGTTGTCCACTATAACAAGGATGGTACAGTCAAATCCGTAAATGGCCAATATAATAATGATATTGCAGGAAAAGATCTCAGTGTCCAAACTAATATTTCAGCTGAGCAGGCACTTGAAATTGCCAAAGGTTCAGTATCAGCACCTGACGAGCTTGAAACAAAACCTAAAACAGAATTAGTAGTATATCCATTTAATGATTCTGAATACTTAGCCTATAAAGTAAATGTAAATTTCCTTGGAGAGCATCCTGGAAACTGGTTTGTGTATATAGATGCTAAAACTGGAAA
The nucleotide sequence above comes from Mesobacillus jeotgali. Encoded proteins:
- a CDS encoding histidine phosphatase family protein — protein: MKIGLLRHFKVSLGYPGRFVTSKELLTWQQDYNESSVEEVEIDHQGHQWSKCYSSDLERAKRTASRAYNGNIIFLEDLREMSLYPVIHTDLRLPLWLHITLIRLAWFLGHKSQKESKSEVLARINRVLDQAIEHGEDILIVGHGGIMMFMRKELIKRGFAGPKFNRPANAQVYIFNKK
- a CDS encoding DUF4023 domain-containing protein → MENTHEYVQKLHDKQRKDEQNRKRQGKENPSDKLPNKQH
- a CDS encoding DEAD/DEAH box helicase; the encoded protein is MNQFRFLGISELLAETLNQHGMSKPTSIQEKAIPLLLDGKDVIAQSQTGTGKTFAFVLPIIEKIDTHNPNIQALIVTPTRELALQITQEIKKLTENIEEMNVLAVYGGQDVEAQLKKLKKNIHIVIGTPGRLLDHIRRETVDFSKAAFLVLDEADQMLHIGFLNEVEEIIKQTPKTRQTLLFSATMPEEIKRLAKQHMYKPEYIQVEKTQAPLENIKQIAISSTDRSKQGDLIDSLRTYQPFLAVIFCRTKRRVSKLNDVLKANHFNCDELHGDLSQAKREQVMKKFREAKIQYLIATDVAARGLDVEGVTHVFNYDIPLDTESYIHRIGRTGRAGSEGLALTFYTAKDRALLEQIESELNIKIEKNNMGNAKKGEAKPGGQRSAEGQKAGDLKGQRTRSRRRNDGKPERDHRGEKTARKPTSREGRRPSGLAGEERREREHQPSRRERRSDQEAERPRSSRMDGIRKERPATTTRNDGPKNNTGEKPKRYGAKGQNASSPGRGQNSSSSGRRMENRSTSRNRRSR